In the Leptospira limi genome, one interval contains:
- a CDS encoding acetyl-CoA C-acetyltransferase, producing the protein MEQVYILGGLRSAFGSFGGTLKDMSAVDLGVEVSKAALQKTGVDPSLIEESIFGNVIPTGKDGIYLARHIGLKSGVPIASPALTLNRLCGSGMEAVIQAAKKIMLGEAHTVLAGGVESMSNAPYVVRNARFGVRYGNAEFEDSLAQGLTDIYVDLPMGMTAENLSDQYKISREEQDAWAATSQERAEEATNKGILKNEIHPITINGKNPIVFDKDEFIKGKAGGAKLATLKPAFKKDGSVTAGNASGINDGASAMIVASASQAKKLGKEPLAIVKSWGHAGCDPAKMGIGPAIAIPAALQKAGLSLKDIGLVEVNEAFAAQYLAVQKELGLDPKITNVNGGAVAIGHPLGASGNRVTLTLALEMQRRGVKYGVASLCIGGGQGIAIVLENPKA; encoded by the coding sequence ATGGAACAAGTTTACATTTTGGGCGGACTGAGATCCGCATTCGGTAGTTTTGGCGGAACACTCAAAGACATGAGTGCCGTAGACCTTGGGGTCGAAGTATCAAAAGCAGCACTCCAAAAAACTGGAGTTGATCCTTCTTTAATTGAAGAAAGTATTTTTGGAAATGTTATCCCAACAGGAAAAGACGGAATTTATTTGGCTCGTCACATCGGCCTAAAATCAGGAGTTCCGATTGCAAGTCCTGCATTAACACTCAATAGACTTTGTGGTTCAGGAATGGAAGCTGTGATCCAAGCTGCTAAAAAAATCATGTTAGGTGAAGCACATACTGTTCTTGCTGGTGGAGTGGAATCCATGAGCAATGCACCTTATGTTGTGCGCAATGCAAGGTTTGGAGTTCGTTATGGAAATGCAGAATTTGAAGATTCACTCGCTCAAGGATTAACTGACATTTATGTAGATCTTCCGATGGGGATGACGGCAGAAAACTTATCTGACCAATACAAAATTTCCAGAGAAGAACAAGATGCATGGGCAGCAACTTCACAAGAACGAGCAGAAGAAGCAACTAATAAGGGAATTCTAAAAAATGAAATCCATCCCATCACGATCAATGGGAAAAATCCAATTGTGTTCGATAAGGATGAATTCATCAAAGGAAAAGCAGGTGGAGCAAAACTAGCGACTTTAAAACCTGCCTTCAAAAAAGATGGTTCGGTAACTGCAGGAAACGCATCAGGAATCAATGATGGAGCTTCCGCTATGATTGTAGCATCCGCATCCCAAGCAAAAAAACTCGGTAAAGAACCACTCGCGATTGTAAAATCGTGGGGCCACGCTGGTTGTGATCCTGCTAAGATGGGAATTGGACCAGCAATCGCAATTCCAGCTGCATTACAAAAAGCAGGGCTGAGTTTAAAAGACATTGGACTTGTAGAAGTGAATGAAGCATTTGCGGCTCAGTATTTGGCGGTACAAAAGGAACTTGGTCTCGATCCAAAGATTACCAATGTGAATGGTGGAGCCGTTGCGATTGGGCATCCACTCGGAGCATCGGGTAACCGAGTGACATTAACTCTTGCGCTTGAGATGCAAAGACGTGGAGTGAAGTATGGCGTTGCTTCTCTTTGTATCGGCGGAGGACAAGGAATCGCGATTGTTTTAGAAAACCCTAAAGCATAG
- a CDS encoding methyltransferase domain-containing protein, producing the protein MYLLLPGRHHLLTRYQKEYLLRLVNMGLSEELDVFGNPLQISKHPRAIIFAVTSANHNNTRRNPLPLYQRAMMIQDFSRELNIPSFVIPIDDIGQSPNFASYTIKKIEVETELMLKLTPENTIVLCSTPVANLYLELGFKVLPVEKVPGSADSFLTKLPWEELESIVLKHKQSKQNLDPACIRLWKDYGLFEKVDMLFSDSLIGDDGDLTESRDYNTYVREMDEIAELKFQETIPFLKPGRIGDIGCAVGSWIKLVCQDPKYTESDFYGVEIARHLYHICEQRKENGEFQNPNVFFLRKNAVSGLVYPRLSMNAIHTSSLTHEIESYGDRSQLLAFIKNRYEELVYGGVWINRDVVGPADKETEVYVWMEEDSSTNQGLGPEDFVSFKEYLESLSTKQRFFQFQQDFRKEEGYVLRTTSILVDGIEYHRMKLKDICEYISKKDYTDNWKSEMHETFCFWSFDEWKEQLESIGFKVSPNSRAYRNEWLVKNRYEGKIKLFLPRIPNPKQITDLIPYDFPVTHMLMLAEK; encoded by the coding sequence ATGTACCTACTCCTTCCGGGGCGTCACCATCTCCTCACCAGGTACCAAAAGGAATACTTACTTCGTTTGGTGAACATGGGACTCTCGGAAGAATTGGATGTGTTTGGAAATCCATTACAAATTTCCAAACACCCAAGAGCCATCATCTTTGCCGTTACATCGGCCAATCATAACAACACAAGGCGTAACCCACTTCCCCTTTACCAAAGGGCGATGATGATTCAAGATTTCTCCAGAGAACTCAACATTCCAAGTTTTGTAATTCCCATTGATGATATTGGTCAGTCACCTAACTTTGCTTCGTATACAATTAAAAAAATTGAAGTAGAAACTGAGTTAATGTTAAAATTAACTCCTGAGAATACAATTGTCCTTTGTTCCACACCAGTGGCGAACTTGTATCTTGAACTTGGATTCAAAGTCCTACCAGTTGAAAAAGTCCCTGGTTCTGCTGATTCGTTTTTAACGAAACTTCCTTGGGAAGAATTAGAAAGTATTGTTTTAAAACATAAACAATCGAAACAAAATCTTGATCCTGCCTGTATCCGTTTGTGGAAGGACTATGGTTTATTTGAAAAAGTAGATATGTTGTTTTCAGATTCTCTGATCGGAGATGATGGGGACCTAACCGAATCTCGGGATTATAATACCTATGTCCGTGAGATGGATGAAATCGCAGAACTCAAATTCCAAGAAACGATTCCTTTTTTGAAACCTGGTCGAATTGGGGACATTGGTTGTGCTGTTGGTTCATGGATTAAACTTGTCTGCCAAGATCCTAAGTATACGGAATCAGATTTTTATGGAGTGGAAATCGCCCGCCATCTTTACCATATCTGTGAACAAAGAAAAGAAAATGGTGAGTTCCAAAATCCCAATGTCTTTTTTTTGCGTAAAAATGCAGTGAGTGGACTTGTGTATCCACGTCTCAGTATGAATGCCATACATACATCCTCTCTCACCCATGAAATCGAATCGTACGGTGACAGGTCCCAACTACTGGCATTTATCAAAAACCGTTATGAGGAACTTGTTTATGGTGGGGTTTGGATCAACCGGGATGTTGTCGGACCAGCAGACAAAGAAACGGAAGTTTATGTCTGGATGGAAGAGGATTCGAGTACAAACCAAGGACTTGGTCCAGAGGATTTTGTTAGTTTCAAAGAATACTTGGAATCCTTATCTACAAAACAACGATTTTTCCAATTCCAACAAGACTTTCGCAAAGAGGAAGGTTATGTGCTTAGGACGACCTCCATTTTAGTCGATGGTATAGAATACCACCGTATGAAACTTAAGGATATCTGCGAATACATCTCAAAGAAAGATTATACAGACAATTGGAAAAGTGAAATGCACGAGACCTTTTGTTTTTGGAGTTTTGACGAGTGGAAAGAACAATTAGAATCAATTGGATTTAAAGTTTCTCCAAATTCCCGTGCCTATCGAAATGAATGGCTCGTTAAAAATCGTTATGAAGGCAAAATCAAACTTTTTTTACCGAGGATCCCAAATCCAAAACAAATCACCGATTTGATCCCTTATGATTTCCCTGTGACTCATATGCTCATGTTAGCGGAAAAATAA